The Pseudomonas eucalypticola genome has a window encoding:
- the lpxA gene encoding acyl-ACP--UDP-N-acetylglucosamine O-acyltransferase, with product MSLIDPRAIIDPSAILADGVEVGPWSIIGAGVEIGEGTVIGPHVILKGPTKIGKHNRIYQFSSVGEDTPDLKYKGEDTRLVIGDHNVIREGVTIHRGTVQDRAETTLGDHNLIMAYAHIGHDSVIGNHCILVNNTALAGHVHVDDWAILSGFTLVHQYCHIGSHSFSGMGTAIGKDVPAYVTVFGNPAEARSMNFEGMRRRGFSDEVIHALRRAYKVVYRQGLTVEQAIAELAAPAAQYPEVDVFLRSIQTSTRGITR from the coding sequence ATGAGTTTGATTGACCCTCGCGCCATCATCGACCCTTCGGCCATCCTGGCTGACGGCGTCGAGGTCGGCCCTTGGTCGATCATCGGCGCTGGCGTGGAAATCGGCGAGGGGACGGTCATCGGCCCCCACGTGATTCTCAAGGGGCCGACCAAAATCGGTAAGCACAACCGCATCTACCAGTTTTCCTCGGTAGGCGAAGACACCCCTGACCTCAAGTACAAGGGCGAGGACACGCGCCTGGTCATCGGTGACCACAACGTCATTCGCGAAGGCGTGACCATTCACCGTGGCACCGTTCAGGACCGCGCTGAAACCACCCTGGGTGACCATAACCTGATCATGGCCTATGCCCACATCGGCCACGACAGCGTCATCGGCAACCACTGCATCCTGGTCAACAACACTGCGCTGGCCGGCCATGTACATGTGGATGACTGGGCCATCCTCTCCGGTTTCACCCTGGTGCATCAGTACTGCCACATCGGCTCCCACAGCTTTTCCGGCATGGGTACCGCCATCGGCAAGGACGTGCCCGCCTACGTGACAGTGTTCGGCAACCCGGCCGAGGCGCGCAGCATGAACTTCGAAGGCATGCGCCGCCGCGGTTTCAGCGACGAGGTCATCCATGCCCTGCGCCGCGCCTACAAGGTGGTGTACCGCCAGGGGCTGACCGTGGAGCAGGCTATCGCCGAGCTGGCCGCGCCGGCTGCCCAATACCCGGAAGTGGACGTGTTCCTGCGCTCCATCCAGACCTCGACCCGCGGCATTACCCGCTAA
- the rnhB gene encoding ribonuclease HII produces the protein MQMGLDYTLVEDLVAGVDEVGRGPLCGAVVTAAVILDPNRPILGLNDSKKLTEAKREKLYDEICEKALSWCIARAEVDEIDELNILHATMLAMQRAVEGLHVTPKLALIDGNRCPELAVPSAPVVQGDAKVPAIAAASILAKVSRDREMAAFELIYPGYGMGGHKGYPTAAHLEALARLGPTPIHRRSFAPVRQAYEARAMLDADLADS, from the coding sequence CTGCAAATGGGCCTGGACTACACCCTGGTCGAAGACCTTGTGGCCGGCGTCGACGAAGTCGGCCGCGGCCCACTGTGCGGCGCCGTGGTCACTGCGGCGGTGATCCTCGACCCGAACCGGCCCATCCTTGGCCTCAATGACTCCAAGAAACTCACCGAGGCCAAGCGCGAGAAGCTCTACGACGAGATCTGCGAAAAAGCCCTGAGCTGGTGCATCGCGCGCGCCGAGGTCGACGAAATCGACGAGCTGAACATCCTGCACGCCACCATGCTGGCCATGCAGCGCGCGGTGGAGGGGCTGCACGTGACGCCGAAACTGGCATTGATCGACGGCAACCGCTGCCCGGAACTGGCGGTGCCCAGCGCTCCCGTGGTGCAGGGCGATGCCAAGGTGCCGGCCATCGCGGCGGCGTCGATCCTGGCCAAGGTGAGCCGTGACCGGGAGATGGCTGCGTTTGAGCTGATCTATCCCGGCTATGGCATGGGTGGGCACAAAGGGTACCCGACGGCCGCTCATCTGGAAGCGCTGGCGCGTTTGGGGCCTACGCCGATTCATCGGCGCTCGTTTGCGCCTGTCCGTCAGGCTTACGAGGCACGGGCGATGCTGGACGCTGATCTGGCGGACAGCTGA
- the lpxB gene encoding lipid-A-disaccharide synthase, translating to MPGKLRVALVAGEASGDILGAGLMQALKARHPDIEFMGVGGPLMEAQGLVSEFPMERLAVMGLVEVLGRLRELLGRRKQLIQTLIERKPDVFIGIDAPDFNLTLELKLRQAGIKTVHYVSPSVWAWRQKRVLKIREGCDLMLTLLPFEARFYEEKGVPVRFVGHPLADTIPLHADKAQARAELALPGDGPLVALMPGSRGGEVGRLGELFLDAAQRLLAVRPDMRFVLPCANATRRAQLEVMLAGRELPLTLLDGQSHRALAACDAVLIASGTATLEALLYKRPMVVAYRLAGLTYWILKRLVKSPYVSLPNLLAQRLLVPELLQDAATPQALVDHLLPLLEGGEAQTQGFDDIHRTLRRDASNQAADGVLALLAK from the coding sequence TTGCCAGGCAAGTTGCGCGTCGCGTTGGTGGCAGGCGAGGCCAGTGGTGACATCCTGGGTGCCGGCCTGATGCAGGCGCTCAAGGCCCGGCACCCGGACATCGAGTTCATGGGCGTGGGCGGGCCACTGATGGAAGCCCAGGGGCTGGTCTCCGAGTTTCCCATGGAGCGCCTGGCCGTGATGGGGCTGGTGGAAGTGCTGGGGCGCCTGCGTGAGTTGCTGGGGCGTCGCAAGCAACTGATCCAGACCCTGATCGAGCGCAAGCCCGATGTCTTCATCGGTATCGACGCACCGGACTTCAATCTGACCCTGGAGCTGAAACTGCGCCAGGCCGGGATCAAGACCGTGCATTACGTCAGCCCGTCCGTGTGGGCCTGGCGGCAGAAGCGCGTGCTGAAGATTCGCGAAGGTTGCGACCTGATGCTCACGCTGCTGCCGTTCGAGGCACGGTTCTACGAAGAGAAAGGCGTGCCGGTGCGCTTCGTCGGCCACCCGCTCGCCGACACCATCCCGTTGCACGCCGACAAGGCTCAGGCCCGTGCCGAGCTGGCCCTGCCGGGTGACGGCCCGCTGGTGGCGTTGATGCCTGGCAGCCGCGGGGGCGAAGTAGGGCGCCTGGGCGAGCTGTTCCTCGACGCTGCCCAGCGTCTGCTCGCCGTACGGCCCGATATGCGCTTCGTGCTGCCTTGCGCCAACGCCACGCGCCGTGCCCAGTTGGAGGTCATGCTGGCAGGCCGCGAGCTGCCGCTGACCTTGCTGGATGGCCAGTCCCATCGAGCCCTGGCGGCCTGCGACGCAGTCTTGATAGCGTCCGGCACCGCGACCCTGGAAGCGCTGTTGTACAAGCGCCCCATGGTGGTCGCCTATCGCCTGGCGGGCCTGACCTACTGGATCCTCAAGCGCCTGGTGAAAAGCCCTTACGTGTCCCTGCCCAACCTGCTGGCCCAGCGTCTGCTGGTGCCTGAGTTGCTGCAGGACGCCGCCACCCCCCAGGCCCTGGTCGATCATTTGCTACCCTTGCTGGAAGGGGGTGAAGCGCAGACCCAGGGCTTCGATGACATTCACCGCACCTTGCGTCGCGATGCCTCCAACCAGGCCGCCGACGGGGTGCTGGCACTGCTGGCGAAATAA
- the fabZ gene encoding 3-hydroxyacyl-ACP dehydratase FabZ has translation MMDINEIREYLPHRYPFLLVDRVVELDVEAQRIRAYKNVSINEPFFNGHFPAHPIMPGVLIIEAMAQAAGILGFKMLDVKPADGTLYYFVGSDKLRFRQPVLPGDQLILEAKFISCKRQIWKFECQASVDGKPVCSAEIICAERKL, from the coding sequence ATGATGGACATCAACGAGATTCGCGAATACCTGCCTCACCGTTACCCGTTCCTGCTGGTGGACCGGGTAGTGGAGCTGGACGTCGAGGCACAGCGCATTCGCGCCTACAAGAATGTCAGCATCAACGAGCCATTCTTCAACGGCCACTTCCCAGCGCACCCGATCATGCCGGGCGTGCTGATCATCGAAGCAATGGCCCAGGCAGCTGGTATTCTTGGTTTCAAGATGCTGGACGTGAAGCCGGCTGACGGTACCCTGTACTACTTCGTGGGTTCGGACAAGCTGCGTTTCCGCCAGCCGGTGCTGCCGGGTGACCAACTGATCCTGGAAGCCAAGTTCATCAGCTGCAAGCGTCAGATCTGGAAATTCGAGTGCCAGGCCTCGGTGGACGGCAAGCCGGTGTGCTCGGCTGAAATCATCTGTGCGGAACGTAAACTATGA